The genomic interval TGATCTtaaccttttatttgaaaaaggacaCTGTGATTATCGGAAATTGGGACCTGGGAGTGtggattcatcaatccagaactggatattttttttttttggatgatGGGGTGTTCCGAAAgcaaattttgcataaattattgattttcggATTGTTGAATCTGAAAGCCTAATTTTATTACGGATTACTAAAtcagaatatttttttgaaagatgaatttatttttttgaaagatgaattttttaacataaaatacatattttgaattaaagaTTGCTAATCCGAAATTTTACTAGAAGTGTGTGAGTCCAAAGTGCACAATCTAATTCAACATATATCAACTATCACTTTAATCGGCACATGTGTATCTCTATGAGGGCATCAATGCAAGTTTGGATACATATATCATAAATGAACACGCATTGGTTAACCAAcagttctattttttttttatatgtataagAGTAGGATGCCTAAGTGTGTATCTTATTTTCATTTAGGCACTTGTACAGACATTTGTTTTATCAACACACGTGAAGCATGAATACTTTGAcaaaacttttatatatttttttatatgggtTGAAGTATATAAATACttcatataatattaattaatttgttattgttgataaaaaaaagtaatttttattattgaagtGTGCAGcgattttttttatacacattaagttaaaataatttgtatattgctaataattaaaatattgtattaaaaaatttaattaatttaactatttattttaatataaaaattaaaataaattgaaatgtaagtattttaaatttaatatatttgaattataatCATTTGGATTTTTCAGATTTGGATTGTTGATGTAGGTTTCGGGAATGAGTAGAGAGAAATTAAGACTTAAGGGCTTAACAATcctttttgttatttattttgaagTACTCaccttttttaattataaaagcTACTGCTGGTGCACCTAAACCATAGTTCCGATTGAAGTGTTTTTATTGTAATTatcaaaaataaaacttttagaTTTTTATATCTTAACAAGTTTAAGAAAacgtttttattttaaaaataccttttatGATTGTAACCTACAAATTATCTTCTACTAATAAAGAATATTAAGCAAGATTAAGCATATAAAAACTAAAGGAAAGAATATTAAGCAAGGAACTGATGCAAACCATAATGGTGGTGGAATGAATGGACTACACTACAAGTTGTTGATTTGGGAAGGATTAATTCTTACACTCTTTCAATGATGAAGGCAAAAAATGACATATATAAGGAGTTTGTTTGAATTTTGGTGAATGTTGTGTTCactttctaaaaaataatctcAACAAATAGAGATATTTTATACAGTAAATTCAAACTTGATTAGCATTTGagcaatatttttaataaatgacATATGGATTTGATATTTAACAGCCATTATTTGTGTCCATTTTCTAATTAGGATGTACAGATAAAAGTATCAATAGTATTTGAATTATTCCCAAGTGATTTGgacaaattaatattaatttaacttttttggCCGAAAACCGATACTTCAGGTATGTTGTTCAAAATTCGGTGCATCGATCTTGCATTTAAAGAATTTATTTATGACTtaccaaataattaaaatttaattattaatatttatttattagttttagTATATTATTAACTCAAATTTCATATTTCCTTTTCTGCTTTCCACTTTAATTTTTCCACGCCAACCCTTGTTGTCTCTCCCTTTTAACATTCTTACACTTAAACTCTTATATATTACACAAAACCCCTTAGCTTATGgaaaatattatattgtatATCCCTATAAGGAGATTGTTATAAACGTTAAAAAAAATGGAGGGTTTAAGTGCAATTTCCAGAAACGTAGGAGACTTAAATCAATTTACTCATTTTTTGTATTAACACCTCTTTTGAGTTTCGTTGTTAAAAAGATACGAGATGAACAAAGTGACAATAGAGATGTATACATTTGTTATATATCTATAAGTTTAGAGCGAAAAAAATCATCACCCCCATCCAAGACATAACCATGCCTAGGAGAAGGAAAGTGACACTAAAACTGATTGAGAATTTTGTGGCAAGAAAAGCTCGTTACAAAAGAAATCGAGAAAATTTATTGAAGAAGGTGGAAGATCTTACCACCCTTTGTGATGTGAATGCATGTGTAATCATCTATGGTCCAGGGGATAACGTGCCAACTGTGTGGCCATCCCATGAGATTGCTAACGAGTTGCTCACCAAGTTTGAGAATGCCCCATTGCCAGATCGGGTAAGAAAAAATGTTACCCCACAAGTTTATATTGAGCAGATGaataaaaagattgaaaatcaACTCGTGAAACTCAAGAAGAAGAACGATGAGAAAGACATGTCAAATTTCATGCATAAAATACATGATGGTAAGTCTTTATCAGATCTTGATGCTACTGATATATGTCGTTTACTTTGCTATGTGGAGGGAAAACTGAAGTGTGCTGGAGGAAAAGTTGACATTTCTAAACAACAGTCATCAACTAAACCTCCAACGCCACTACTTTCTTTTCCTCTGCAGAATGATATTGTTTCTTGTGCTGACATAGATGAACAAGTTTTTCCACAACAACCATCCTTAGATTCAATGAAAGAAACTGATCCAATGAAAAGTGATTCTGATAATAATATGGCCAGCAATACGGGACTTCCACCACTACAACCACAAACACATCTTAGTGATGATATTATGGCGTTGTCTCAAGTTAATTTTGAAAGTTTGAATTTGGATGATATTGATATGGTGTTACCTTCAGGAAATTTTAATGATGTGATTGATGATAATGACTTAGGGTTTGGGATGTTGCCTCAAGATAATTTTATAGGTCTTTGTGATAATGGTGATTTAGGGCCATTTTATGGGAGTTCTTCAGGTGAAATTACAGGCAATGACATATGGTCATCTTATGGAAGTTTTGGAGACATAAGTGAGAGTGATATGATGTTGCCCTTCAACAATAATGTGCAAGACAACATTAATGGAACTTTCATGGGAACAGATGTTGAAAATCAAGGTGTTTCCATTAACAATATAGAGTTATCGGGTGATCAAAGCACCTTTGGAGCCAACAATGATGGAGCTATCTTGGGGAAATCCAGTACAAACTTTGTTAGCACCACCAGTGGAGGAAACTTCAACTCTTGATTTTCTTCTCATGCAAATCTTCCAGTACTAATGAAGGAACTGATATTAATGACCAGATATTTGCATAATTTGTTTCCTATTGATAGATATGCTACCTAGTGTATATGTTAAAGACATAATCAAACCCCTTCCCATGAATATGTGTTTGTTTGAaagcgtttttttttttttatgttatgaattttatttGACAACTTATAATACAGTATGTTTCATCTTTCTTTCACAGTAATTGTGAAACTCTTTTTCTTTCCTCGATTATGTTGTGGTTTTTCTCAAGAAtgtttaattttctaaaacacATATTCTGTGATATGATTCGTTTTTATTATAGATGGACATGGAGATCACAATTATGACTAGTTTTGGTCATGCCATGGTCCTTCACATTCACATTTCTATAGAAATATTTATCATTAGTTGGAATTACATGTTTcatgatctttttttttttatcagcaaatagcaatgaaattaaataagaccacttcaggggtggtccaacccttatacaacaaaacagattttctCAAAGAGCCTTTCCATCTACATATCAACCAAAAGACCTCCTACTCTCTTTCCCatctcaatcaataataaaagaaacCCAAGAAACAACCTTTtacataaaaactaaacagaatacatacataccaagggttcaagacaccaatcagagaatGAGAAATTAGCTGACGGTATCTTTGATGAGATCCATGACCAAACCTTAATCTGTGTTAGAGAGAAAATTTCAGTGTGATCAACCACTCCacctttaaataaacaattattcctGTGCCTCCATATCTCACTAACCAACGCAATCCACAGGTTTCCCATAATAAGATTAACTGAAATAGGTGCATCCAGAATCTTAAAATGTTCAAAATGAGACCCAGGATCCATACAATCCACTGATCTTATTCCTAACCAGTTATAACAGAGATTCCAAATTAGCCAAGCAACTCTGCATTCGCAAAACAAATGATTTGTTGTCTCCTCTGACCTCCTACACAAGCAACACAAATTACTCTCGATCTCAATTCCTCTTCTCTCTATATTAACCCTACAAGCAACCTTGTTTTCAATCACTCTCCAAGCTGTGACTTGAGCTGAGGGAAGCGCCTTAATTTTCCAGAAAAATTTATACCTTCTTAAGTCTTCCTCACTACCTTCTCCCCTTAAAAACCCATAAGCGGACTTAACTGAAAACTCAGTTGAATCGCTATCCTTCCAAACCCAACTATCCACTGTTTCTGTCTCCACTGTTTCATGATCTTATTAACTGATAATCCTAAACTATTTTTATcgataataaattaaatgaataaaatagaGTATTTgagagataaataaaaaaatccatgTACCTAAGCATAGCACTGTTTCATGGGATACAGTACTTCACCTTCCATAATcatcatattttttatcatcaataaaaaataaataaatggaaatCATTTCAGATATAGTTCAACTCTTATAGAGAAACCAACTTCTAACAAATACCACCAAACTAACTAACAAAAGTCCTACCCATTAAAATAaatcctgaaaaaaaaaatttcaagaaaTCATTCTCACACACACcaaaggttccaaacaccaTTTAGAGTAGAAAAACGAAGCAGAGCAAATTTTTACCGAAATCCAAGACTAAACCTTTACTTGCACTAAAACAAACACTTCAGACGTGTCCATCATACCCTTTTTGAATATGATAAAATTACTGCTATATAACCATAGTGAATGCTGATTATTCATTTTTATGGATATTTTGTCTTCCTGTGTGAAAGTTTTTACTGTGTTAATGTTGCACTAATTtgactaattttaaaatgttgttAAATGTAAGGTTGATATTAtgattaaaattatgaaattaatatgttaaaaaattgTCAAGCCTTTAATAATGTAGGCTATAGAACATATATCATAAAGCAAAAACAAATTAATCAGATTCATTCATAACTTCACCACTTTTTTTCCAATATTATTAAAACCACATTTTATTGGGAAAAAAAATTGCAGTGCACATTTTACATCAcgattgacaaaaaaaatatttttttcttcaataaaaatatgtattgtGTGTTGTATATGTTTTCGtcatattaaatttattatcaattattttttatcaataataaaattaaataaattaaaatatttaagtggTGTCTTTGCTTCATTTTCCTACTATATGACTGAGTCATCGCTGATAATTACTATGATGAACTTGATATGTTTGATTGGATGAGAATTTCTAAGTCTTTGAATGGAAGAAGTTGTGTTGAATGTTGTATTTCATTATGATTGTAACATTAATCATGCAAACATTTTTCATCATGATTtgtttttacttaaaatttagTGGAATTATATCCATTATTATAAACTAATTGGGCTTACTTTCTCATTCTAAAACTAAGATTGTTGTTATTGTCTTTCACTTttataagaaaacaaaatcaaattggTGGAGAtatgcataaattaaaaaaaaagtaacccTTTTATATATCAAACAATTTTTACAGAAAATGTATtacctttttcttttaatttgaacaactttgaaatatttcaaaaactaaTTGAAAAAATCTATCAAATGTTTGAGggttgaaattatatatttatgtttgagggttgaaattatatatttagttattcaaaaaattaatagaTAGTTAATCCAATATAACTCacacataatatataataatatacatacaataaatttattaacttttatatGATTACCTCACAATCGTAAGGTAGTTTTTAATTACTTTACTATATATAAAACTCTATGTTCACCGAATATTTTTAATCATCCCATAACTGAATATTTTATGgtttaaattaaaagttatttggTGTTCACATTAATTAGTATTGCAAAATGTGTATTCTTTAATCTTAccattatatatatactattattattattatatatacatgtGTTTTTAATGTTActataatgtaatattttttaagtatattatatttattgaatGTACTAAACATAACATGCATTGCATGTTATTACTGTAATATTTATgagtatattatatttatagaaattattaaatataagacataaataatattttaataatattaattattataattattcaaTACAATGTATTTTACACAATTCACAAATGTAACTTATgcttattaaatatataactgTAAAATTAATACATATTCAATATtgtattaaatcaattttaattaattactaataatttaataaatacatttaaatatataaatacaatgacttatttattattttctatcctaaattattaattaaatacattATTAATCAAATTGTGTGTAACTTTTAAATCCTATCATCCAAATAAAATTGAGTAAATTACATTAACATTAATGTTACATTccggttttttttttttttggtacaaacttttatttgattttaaaaaattatattattgcattacgtaaataaaattattcaatgaattacattcttttttttattttgtgaacTTTTCCTTTATTCTAAAACATTAGATTATTACATCACACATATActtcttttaagttttaaaaaaaattatacttgtGCATCCTAGTAAAGAAGaccattttaaaacaaaatataattgaaaaaatattagaaaatgtcattaatcaataaaatttaataatttatatttatttttcctttttaacaatattttttatttgatatatgtatatatatttattacatatacattaatatttgtataaatatattttatttattcaatttattaaatataacatATACGTAATGGGTATATGTGTATTTAATGCTATTAGTGTAATATGTATGTCAATATACTGCATTTTTAGAAATTAGAAATTAtagaatatataatatttaaatactaataataattatattaatataatatatttaagatATTTGATAAATGTAATTCTTGTTTATTGAATATGAAACTTTCCCTGTGAATAAATACATATTAAACAAACAGTAATTAATtactaataatttaatatagaaATTTGAGATAAGAATTgcaattatttattgttttctatatatcctaaatttttaattaaataattattattacttcaattatgtataatttattACACTTTATTATTCAAATAGAAAGTAGTATActgtattatttttctatttttggcaataaaaaaaatattggatcCATTTGTTCATTATATTTGTGCATAAATGTAAGTGTTTAATGCGTAAGATTTATATAAACATgttatatttattgaaatttttaaataaaatatattaataattttaatatatgagttgataataatattataatgtattattatataaatatactattttgtaaaattttcataataaattatgtcTTTGTAAAAAGaagtatatttttgttttctctatttattttttgcttcttctcaattttatttgtttttattctttattattcatgttttttgttaaaaaaaattataaaaaaaaatatattagagtATTCCACTCCAATTCAATTAATAAAGTAAGCAATTAGTATTACTTCATAAATTAATATGAAAAGAAGTCATACCAAACGAATGACGTGTTTGTACACGTTAATGGATTCTCTCATATGCAAACTCTAAATGCACGATTTTTCTTAGTTGTATCACATTTTGACTGATACATAGACATGCTTCACTTTTCCAGGAGACTATTCCAAACATTATTTCTAATACATTCAagctttttactttcttttcaagcttGTTTAAACATCTATGAAAGTCTCTGTGATAGAGAATCATCTAGGAGACGACATATTGGGTCCTTAACAAAGTCTATGGTCGGAAAGATAAGAAGAAGTCTCAAAGAAGAAGACTCTCTTACTTTAAAGTGTAAACTACtggatttttttctttcttcttaatCTTGTATAAATTGTATAGTCATACATTCTTCTTTACATTTTTGTAAGATTTTTAGGAAAGCTTTATTTGGATCTCAATTGGACCTTGATATGAACTTGAAAGATTAATCAAATAATTCGATGAAATTTAaccaaatattatattaatttgttaatttataaaatagtatataatttaatcaaatataataattaattttttttgtctttaatactaatttttaattagtGATTTTCGTATAAACCAAATTACTTGTAAGATCCTTATCTCCTTGAATATTCCAAGCTCCGGAATAGTAAATCAACTTCTTAAAAACATCAAAATTTGATTCAAAATTGATAAACTCAAACTATAATTAATTAGCAAGGTTTTTcagtaatttaatttaaaatacaagaGCTTGTACGATTTTATTTAATCTCAAGTGGGTTTAAGATAATATGACTTTtcatacatattttaaaattgattacaTAATTAAACACTATAATTCAAACCTTTTGGTGGCGGCTTCAACAGAGAAACAGGTGAATGCAGACAAATCATGTTAATTAGTTTCCTTGTATGTCTGTTTGTGTGTCTCAGAGTGAGAAAGAGTGAAGTGGACAAATACACTTACCATATGGGGTAGAAAAAttcttacatattttattttggattcTTCTGGTAGTTATAATATTAAATGTGTTGATACAAAATAGAAGAAGAATTAATTTATACAAGTGGTGTTACTcttattatcatcatcattatttttatataaaatgtaaTTTCCATGGATTCAATCATTAAAATACGAGTCTATATCACAAGTATATtacttatattaaattttataatatcaaATTGTTGGTCCCAGTAATAATAGAATCAATCTccttaaataaattttcaagCTTTCAAGATTGTTTTTTGAAGTTGTATAATTTGAttgatttgataaaaaaaataaagagagatAAAACCAAATAGAccaaaataatagaaaaaaaaaagagaaagaaaaactaAAGGGACAAGGTGAAAAAACAAATAAGACATAAAAAAGCAACTTTTTCTTAGcaattcattaataaaaaaaaaaaaaacttctttagctaacttatttaaataaaatacaataagTTGTGTCCAAATATTTGGTACACATTATTAACATGAGTAAACTATAATTTAGGCTGGGTCATGTCATGCTAATAATATGATACATTAATTAATTACGtatatttcaatttcaaataacaGAGTTGTTGGTAATACAATGCATCACACTGTGAGTGTAACTAACTAACTATATGATgatgtatatattttttgttagaaAACATTATAGTTTTGTTAGTTCATATGATTTCATGTTGAGTGAAAAATGTGATGGCGCATCATGTGAAGTCCCCACATCATCATCAAATTTAGTAACATTAGCTGAAAGAAAGGCGTCAACCTCAAATCATGAAATCAGCACGCATACAGTAAAATGGCTTATTACCAGGATCATTGACCTGCACAAACTTGTGAAGAGGTAACCAAATCAGAGAGGTTCCAAGTAACCATAATAAGGGTTAgtataaataacataattagTTTGAATTGCACATGTAATGCCTAATTGCCTTGTCTTGACATATTTGGCGCAGCAGTTTCAAATGCATATTTTCTTGATTCATACGTAAGCTTACAACAACACCCTTCTAATCTCTATTTCTGTTCCTGTTTCATGTTATCGTTGACTTCAATATAATGTTCCAAACCGCTAACCTTCACCATGACATAACCATTTCTATTATATCTCAACTCCAGAACAAGTCACTACTATTTTATACATAGGATGAGCAGCAACAGTGCTATTAGTTCCCCTGGATTCCTTTCCTCAAGCAACATCAGTGGCTATAGTTATGGCATAGGAATCTCTGTTGGAATTCTCTTGCTCATCATAACCATCACTCTAACTTCCTACTTCTGCACCAGAACACATGTCTCATTTGCTGCAGCACCTAGGAACAGGAGACTCACCCCGAATGTTCTTCAACCACACCACTCTATAGTTGATGTAAGTTTAGATGAAGCCACGATTCTGAGTTATCCAACTCTGCTGTACTCTGAAGCTAAGGTCCAGAAGTCTGATTCCACTGCAACATGTTGCTCCATTTGTTTGGCAGATTACAAGGGTACTGATATGCTTCGCGTGCTACCTGATTGTGAACACCAATTCCACCTCAAGTGCATAGATCCATGGTTGAGATTGCATCCCACTTGTCCAGTTTGTAGAACATCTCCAATTCCAACACCCCTCTCAACTCCTCTGGCTGAAGTGGTTCCATTGGCTAGCAGACAGGATTCATAGGTAGAGCAAGACCATGATTTTAACTCTCAGTCTCATTCATTCACAAATCCATCACATGGCAATTCAAATGCTAATAAAGACCCATTTATGTATCCATACAAGATTCTTGTTTTTTCAATACTTATTCCTTCATCCTTTACTTCATTTTTTACTTGTATGTGTGTCCTTCCTTGTATACCAAAAAATAAAGTTGTTTCAAACTATCAAAAACTGAATTATTCAATTATGCAAGTGTGTATCCATGAATCGATTTTGTTTCTCATGCGCTAGTGCAAACCTCAAATTTATTTACCTTGACAGAATTAATAAATTGGACTCTCGTTCAAGACGTTCTTATCACTAATTTTACACAAGTTTCTTAATCTTGTTCCTTTTAGAAGGTTTCTAAGAAGAGAATATTAAAGAATACGGATACCAACTCTtatagaaggatcctaatattaattggatGTCTTTTCCAATTATCAGTTGTTCTTTTTTATTCATCTCTGTTTTATTTCGTAATATGTTATCAGAATAATTTTGAGTCTATTCTAGTAagtgtttgttggacttatcaggtcacccgctatcggaccacccataatatgttatcccacgcacgagctgtcactctcggcgtgagggtgTGTTgaaaatcccacatcgactagagattaggacatttcattgtatataagtgagtgcaaacatCACCCCATGAGttggttttatgggattgagttagacttaaaagcCACTTTGTATCTGTTCTATCTCGAAAGAAGAacaaccttataaaatcaataattttcgTTCATTGCAAATTTACGGTTGCACCTCTCATAGTGGATATAAAGAATTAAACACAAGTGGAAAGTACTATAATATATGTTGCACATACATTAATGTCATTATTTAGATTGAATTATATTCCTAcctttcgtttttttttttatagtttggCTTCATATTTTCCTCTTTTTCATCATATACTAAACTCTTCAATGTTTCTTTTGGTTCTAGCCGCAAGGTGCGGGACAAATTTTTTACTTCTAGTTAAAGTtgcaaaaaatagaaaaaaagtttgattacaaaatctattttatgcaaaaataaagagaaagaagCGGAAAGTATCCAAAGTGTCTATATATTCAATTATGTTCCTTATTTAATGAATTATGTTACACAGATTTTAAAAAGATTTGTTCCGAAATggaaaacataataattaattgtggatgattttttttgttttcataataataattaactaaaatataataGATACAagtattaatgaaaaataaaataattctataTTTTATTCCTATTCACTTTTTTTCAcatgtaaataattttcttCCTTTACTTTTTCACCTCTTCACCTTTTATTAATCATAAATATTTAGCATATATATAGTGTATCCTACCATCTTATTTTATCCATTTTCTTTTCCAGCAACTCAGCAGACCATCTAAATTGAACTAGTGGGAAGATTAAGAGAAGAAAAGTTTCAAAATATCATATTATCTTTCCACAAATTTTGGACTTCTTATAAGATTTATCCCAAATTTGTGTGTACTTTCCTAATTTTAGGTtaaacttaattattattttctatctttttaAGTCTTGTTAACTTTTTACAATGAAGAACTGTATGATGTATCTCTCTTGATTTTAGGATCTACCTTCCTAAATTAACTCATTACTAAATGTTAATTAGATCCATTTTTGTTATTGTCTCTTTTAAACCTTGATACATGATATGTTAATCATTAACTAGAAATTTGAAAGCTTAGAAGATAAGACTATAACAACTTTCATGAAAAATTATTAGGACAAACTAGTTCActgtacactacaagaaaatcatgaaatagaaaccaatttttagataccaaaataattagttacaatagtaactaaatcagagactattttaaaaactaaaaaaaaaattggtttctaaattagtttatattattgttagataatttctaaattagtatctaattagcaaccaaggtttttgctaccaaatttagaaactaaataattggtagttaaaattttgttgctaattatatatcaatttagaaactatctaacaataatagaaactaatttaaaaactaattattttttagtttctaaaatggtttctaatttaattactattataactaattattttggtctctaacaattaatttttatttcatgattttcttgtagtgttagggTTACGGTGAACTGAAAATCTACATCACCTAAAAGCGAATTAGTAAGATAATctactagtttttttttataattttaacatgtttcataatatatatatatatatatatatatataatagtataaaatatctattaaatatttaactagttaattaatatttttaattggaaagattaaaaatactttcacctttatatcttaaattattttagtacTTTCAATAACTAAAACTTAattgataaatattaattatttaagttataatattattatatttttatcaaataaacataatataaaaaatctaatttttaaattatctttataTCAATTTTAGAAGAGGTACGTAGGTGGATTAGAAAGAatcatttttaattcaaaacaaattcaaatattaaaaatgtcaACTTGACTAAAAACCTTCCATCACCCatcactaaaaataataatgtcaaGTAactgaagagaaaaaaaaaggctCACGAAAACTGGTGCCAATAATTGAAAAGTCATGTCCTAATGTTAATTCAAAGCCAAAAACaaccaaaaaaaattcaaagacATCTTAAAATTATGTGATCCAGGATCAAGTTCAACCTCTGCTTAATTATTTCATAATGCTCCAATAATTAGTTAACAAAACTTCAGCCAAAAAAACAAAAGTGACAGAACAAAGAAAAAACGCAATCATCCAAAGACTACGAAAAGCCAACGGCAAGAGTATAAAACTATCGCTGAACATATATTTAACGACACGCTAAAAGCTATTTCTAGAAATTTAATGATAAGTGAAATAAAATCTATCAGATTGAAATAAAATGAAGTTGTTGAGTGATTTAGTATGTTAAATTGTAATGGTTGTGTTCCATAAAAGAATAAACGATCTAAGCCTCCAACACTCAATAACTATAAATATAAGGATTTATAGTTATTGTGTCATTTGTTTCTCTTCTTCATACACTCTTCATTATATGTAATTTACTTTATGTCTGTATCTAGTCTTAATCTTGTTATCGGTctatttc from Phaseolus vulgaris cultivar G19833 chromosome 1, P. vulgaris v2.0, whole genome shotgun sequence carries:
- the LOC137816222 gene encoding RING-H2 finger protein ATL70-like, producing the protein MSSNSAISSPGFLSSSNISGYSYGIGISVGILLLIITITLTSYFCTRTHVSFAAAPRNRRLTPNVLQPHHSIVDVSLDEATILSYPTLLYSEAKVQKSDSTATCCSICLADYKGTDMLRVLPDCEHQFHLKCIDPWLRLHPTCPVCRTSPIPTPLSTPLAEVVPLASRQDS